The Penicillium oxalicum strain HP7-1 chromosome VI, whole genome shotgun sequence genome window below encodes:
- a CDS encoding ATP-dependent RNA helicase mtr4: MDELFDVFDDPPQAGAPLGGLPKRIRKDKKDKNKKRAANGDVKQNGDTTEPMEDVSMSEPSAVENAPQAPASPPADKEQPDTKRLRLDEAPQPVVADSFETEQEQEIAASAGLQGSQDATSIKVSHQVRHQVAIPPDYPYVPLSQHKPPAEPAKKWSFTLDPFQQLAVSAIQREESVLVSAHTSAGKTVVAEYAIAQSLKKNQRVIYTSPIKALSNQKYREFAAEFGDVGLMTGDVTINPTATCLVMTTEILRSMLYRGSEIMREVGWVIFDEIHYMRDLNRGVVWEETIILLPDKVRYVFLSATIPNAMQFAEWVVKMHNQPCHVVYTNYRPTPLQHYFHPAGADGIHLVVDENGVFREENFQNAMSSIADKKGDDPANALAKRKGKGKDKSINKGGEKGPSDIFKIVRMIIMKKLNPVIVFSFSKRECESGALQLKNMAFNDDSEKEMVQKVFDSAMEMLSPEDRMLPQIGNLLPLLRRGVGVHHSGLLPILKETIEILFQEGLIKVLFATETFSIGLNMPAKTVVFTSVRKFDGTSQRWVTPSEFIQMSGRAGRRGLDDRGIVIMMVGEEMDPAVAKEIVRGEQDRLNSAFHLGYNMILNLMRVEGISPEFMLERCFKQFQNTGDVASLEASLREMEVKKTQMVIPDEGTIREYYDLRTQLDTFADDVRAVFTHPDHCRPYMKPGRLIHIKHQGRDFGWGVVVKISQRKPASNSKEPIEPHKEWVVDVLLNIAAGQSVGTKSSQDMPPGVHPAQPGEPNRHEIVPVVLSCIHNISSACFKIPHDMKNTDSKNSVGKTLAEVQRRFPDGVPPLDPVEDMGIKDDSFKKLLRKIEVLESRLLGNPLHHSPRLPELYNQYVVKVNLTNEIKSVKKKISEAMSIMQLDELKCRKRVLRRFGFINEAEVVQMKARVACEISTGDELMLAELLFNGFFNNLTPEQVAAVISVFVFEEKVKEAPPLSKDELSKPLKEIQSQARIIAKVSQESKMAVNEDEYVQSFHWELMEVVYAWSHGKSFAEICKMTEVYEGSLIRVFRRLEECLRQMAQAAKVMGSEDLESKFEEALTKVRRDIVAAQSLYL, from the exons ATGGACGAGCTTTTCGACGTGTTCGATGACCCGCCCCAGGCTGGTGCGCCTTTGGGTGGACTTCCAAAGCGCATCAGGAAGGataaaaaggacaagaacaaaaagcgTGCAGCCAACGGTGATGTCAAGCAAAACGGAGACACGACGGAACCCATGGAGGACGTGAGCATGTCTGAACCGTCTGCTGTCGAGAATGCACCTCAAGCACCTGCGTCGCCTCCTGCCGACAAGGAACAGCCCGATACCAAACGTCTTCGTCTTGATGAAGCGCCGCAGCCCGTCGTAGCCGACTCCTTCGAAACGGAACAAGAGCAGGAAATCGCCGCCTCCGCTGGCCTTCAAGGTAGCCAAGATGCGACTTCGATCAAGGTGTCCCACCAAGTGCGCCATCAAGTGGCGATTCCACCAGACTACCCATACGTGCCTCTTTCACAACACAAGCCGCCAGCGGAACCGGCGAAAAAATGGTCCTTCACACTCGATCCATTCCAGCAGCTTGCTGTCAGCGCAATTCAGCGTGAGGAGAGTGTGTTGGTTTCAGCACATACCAGTGCCGGTAAGACGGTTGTCGCAGAATACGCGATTGCGCAAAGCTTGAAAAAGAACCAGCGAGTCATTTACACCAGTCCGATCAAGGCCCTGAGCAACCAAAAATATCGTGAATTTGCGGCCGAATTTGGTGACGTGGGTCTCATGACGGGTGATGTTACCATCAATCCAACGGCTACATGTCTCGTCATGACAACCGAAATTCTGCGATCAATGTTGTATCGAGGATCAGAGATTATGCGTGAAGTTGGATGGGTCATCTTCGACGAGATTCACTACATGCGTGACTTGAATCGTGGAGTCGTCTGGGAAGAGACCATTATTCTCCTTCCTGACAAGGTCCGATATGTTTTCCTTTCGGCAACAATCCCCAACGCCATGCAATTTGCCGAATGGGTTGTTAAAATGCACAATCAGCCATGTCACGTCGTCTACACCAATTACCGTCCCACTCCCCTCCAACACTACTTCCATCCGGCTGGTGCCGACGGCATCCATCTTGTTGTTGACGAGAATGGCGTCTTCCGCGAAGAAAATTTCCAGAACGCCATGAGCTCTATCGCTGACAAAAAGGGCGACGACCCCGCCAATGCCTTGGCCAAACGAAagggaaaaggcaaagacaaatcaatcaataagggtggagagaagggacCTTCTGATATTTTCAAGATTGTACGAATGATCATaatgaagaagctcaatcCAGTCATTGTCTTCAGCTTCAGCAAGAGAGAATGCGAGAGCGGCGCTCTCCAATTGAAGAACATGGCCTTCAACGATGACTCCGAGAAGGAAATGGTACAAAAGGTCTTCGACAGTGCTATGGAAATGTTGTCGCCAGAAGATCGAATGTTACCTCAGATCGGCAACCTCCTGCCCCTGCTTCGCAGAGGCGTCGGCGTCCATCACTCCGGTCTGCTTCCAATTCTCAAAGAAACGATCGAGATCCTTTTCCAAGAAGGTCTCATTAAGGTTTTGTTTGCTACGGAGACGTTCTCGATCGGTCTGAACATGCCTGCAAAGACTGTGGTCTTCACAAGCGTTCGCAAGTTCGACGGCACCAGTCAACGCTGGGTAACCCCATCAGAATTCATCCAGATGTCAGGGCGCGCGGGTCGTCGAGGTCTCGACGATCGAGGTATTGTCATTATGATGGTTGGCGAAGAGATGGACCCGGCGGTTGCGAAGGAAATCGTTCGTGGTGAGCAAGACCGGTTGAACTCGGCCTTCCATCTTGGATACAACATGATTCTCAATCTCATGAGAGTGGAAGGCATTTCTCCTGAGTTCATGCTTGAAAGATGCTTCAAGCAATTCCAGAACACAGGAGACGTTGCTTCTTTAGAGGCTTCTCTTCGGGAAATGGAAGTCAAGAAGACACAGATGGTCATCCCGGACGAAGGTACCATTCGGGAATATTACGACCTTCGCACCCAACTCGACACCTTCGCCGATGATGTCCGTGCTGTCTTCACCCATCCCGACCACTGTCGTCCCTACATGAAGCCCGGCCGTCTCATTCACATCAAGCATCAAGGCCGCGATTTTGGATGGGGTGTTGTGGTCAAAATATCGCAACGAAAGCCGGCCAGCAATTCCAAGGAACCAATTGAGCCTCATAAGGAGTGGGTTGTTGATGTTCTGTTGAACATCGCTGCGGGTCAGTCAGTCGGCACAAAGTCTTCCCAGGACATGCCCCCTGGTGTCCACCCCGCTCAGCCGGGGGAACCTAATCGTCACGAAATTGTTCCCGTTGTGCTTTCTTGCATTCACAACATTTCTTCCGCCTGCTTCAAGATCCCTCACGACATGAAGAATACCGATTCTAAAAACTCCGTCGGAAAAACTCTGGCCGAAGTCCAACGGCGCTTCCCCGATGGTGTGCCTCCTCTGGATCCTGTTGAGGACATGGGGATCAAAGATGATTCCTTCAAGAAGTTGTTACGA AAAATTGAAGTGCTTGAGTCCCGCCTCTTGGGAAATCCCCTCCACCACTCTCCTCGACTGCCAGAATTATACAATCAGTATGTGGTCAAGGTCAACCTGACGAATGAGATCAAGTCAgtcaagaagaaaatcaGCGAGGCTATGTCGATCATGCAACTCGACGAGTTGAAGTGCCGTAAACGTGTGCTTCGCCGCTTTGGCTTCATCAATGAGGCGGAAGTCGTTCAAATGAAGGCTCGTGTTGCGTGTGAGATTAGTACTGGCGATGAGCTCATGCTGGCCGAGTTGCTTTTCaacggcttcttcaacaacCTCACTCCCGAGCAGGTGGCAGCCGTGATTAGTGTGTTCGTATTTGAggagaaagtcaaggaaGCCCCACCCTTGAGTAAGGACGAGCTTTCAAAGCCCCTGAAAGAGATTCAGTCTCAAGCCCGCATCATCGCCAAGGTGTCTCAAGAGTCAAAAATGGCTGTGAATGAAGACGAGTATGTCCAGAGCTTCCACTGGGAGCTGATGGAAGTGGTGTACGCGTGGTCACATGGAAAGTCTTTTGCGGAGATTTG TAAAATGACGGAAGTCTACGAAGGTAGCTTGATCCGTGTCTTCCGTCGATTGGAAGAATGTCTGCGTCAAATGGCGCAGGCCGCCAAGGTGATGGGCAGCGAGGACTTGGAGAGCAAGTTCGAAGAGGCGCTGACCAAGGTCCGCCGTGACATTGTGGCCGCTCAGTCCCTCTATCTGTAG